A single region of the Podospora pseudopauciseta strain CBS 411.78 chromosome 1, whole genome shotgun sequence genome encodes:
- a CDS encoding hypothetical protein (EggNog:ENOG503NXE5; COG:G), whose translation MGLQSGSTANLPPTAGINIDIDVTAPQTATDGGMKLSKAGVELLVLTFNCAKNVVDVPVFGGHLRDALLGQDGLPELVVMSLQEIAPLSYSFLGEWWLRGYYDAFGQALNLAAAGQKYTLVKGKNVGMTALLVFALCPERISGTVEEGEVGFGAAGMGNKGAVGVRVNYQGQELTFVATHLAAMEWNLKKRNANWRAVVGGLTFEDPRVVLPGVFGERPATTQVDRSMPLERTGSMDSSEEEDAPLLSPPSTFSLDSDDTPALTPEQKRRLQDISIFKPTSHLFVAGDLNYRISSTTPPPGSAFPSFDPASENHHSHFFSRDQLTQERLAGRTFHGMSEAEVTFGPTYKYDILDSPEGAVNEAAAAEGSEVPWKFASHRWPAWTDRVLFSAAEGAEVETGVYGSLPVVRSSDHRAVFWRGRVPLSDGGKKLEGEVVGKKRLPVDIDVWAWGRRQTARRRELVVGLLALVWSTKEGAVFLGTMAMVGMGWWWFAHGGLL comes from the exons ATGGGCTTGCAATCGGGGAGCACGGCGAACCTCCCTCCCACGGCGGGCATCAACATTGACATTGACGTCACCGCTCCTCAAACGGCCACCGACGGCGGGATGAAGCTCTCCAAGGCGGGGGTggagctgctggtgctgacGTTTAACTGCGCGAAGAATGTCGTCGATGTGCCTGTTTTTGGGGGGCACTTGCGGGATGCGCTGCTGGGACAAGATGGTTTGCCCGAactggtggtgat GTCGCTCCAGGAAATTGCACCGCTATCATACTCCTTCCTCGGGgagtggtggttgagggggtaTTACGACGCTTTTGGGCAGGCGTTGAATCTCGCTGCTGCCGGGCAAAAGTACACGCTTGTGAAGGGGAAGAACGTGGGCATGACGGCGCTGTTGGTGTTTGCGCTTTGTCCGGAGAGGATTTCTGGAACGGtagaagaaggggaggtggggtttGGGGCCGCCGGGATGGGCAACaagggggcggtgggggtgagggtgaacTATCAAGGGCAGGAGCTGACGTTTGTGGCTACGCATTTGGCGGCTATGGAGTGGAACCTCAAGAAGAGGAATGCGAActggagggcggtggtgggtgggttgacGTTTGAGGATCCGCGGGTGGTGCTGCCGGGGGTGTTTGGGGAGAGGCCGGCGACGACGCAAGTGGATAGGTCGATGCCGCTGGAGAGGACGGGGAGTATGGATTCtagtgaggaggaagacgcgCCGCTGCTTTCTCCGCCTTCCACCTTCTCGCTTGACAGCGACGACACACCCGCCCTGACGCCAGAGCAAAAGCGACGGCTCCAAgacatctccatcttcaaaCCTACCTCGCACCTTTTTGTGGCGGGCGACCTCAACTACcgcatctcctccaccacaccccctcccggcTCTGCCTTCCCCAGCTTTGACCCAGCCTCCGaaaaccaccacagccacTTCTTCTCCCGGGATCAGCTCACTCAAGAACGCCTCGCCGGGAGGACATTCCACGGAATGTCCGAGGCGGAGGTCACCTTTGGCCCAACATACAAGTACGATATTCTGGACTCGCCAGAAGGGGCAGTGAATGAGGCTGCCGCAGCAGAGGGGAGCGAGGTTCCCTGGAAATTTGCCTCGCACCGATGGCCGGCGTGGACAGATCGGGTTTTGTTCAGCGCTGCCGAGGGGGCAGAGGTCGAGACGGGTGTGTATGGGAGTTTGCCTGTGGTGCGGAGTTCGGATCACAGGGCTGttttttggagagggagggtgcCATTGTCTGATGGaggcaagaagctggagggggaagttgtaggaaagaaaaggctcCCGGTCGATATTGATGTCTGggcttgggggaggaggcagacggctaggaggagggagctggtggtgggtttgttGGCTTTGGTTTGGAGTACCAAGGAGGGAGCGGTTTTCCTGGGGacgatggcgatggtggggatggggtggtggtggtttgccCATGGGGGTTTGTTATGA